A window of Dorea formicigenerans contains these coding sequences:
- the rpoZ gene encoding DNA-directed RNA polymerase subunit omega, whose translation MLHPSYTDLMKVVNKDVEEGETKVVNSRYSIVMATAKRAREIIDGSMPLVDTKPGEKPLSIAISEMNQGKITILAEEEAAKLAELEAKQAEENAEEDFLNIQEEDSEKDAEAVEESEDNE comes from the coding sequence ATGTTACATCCATCTTACACAGACTTAATGAAGGTCGTTAATAAAGACGTTGAGGAAGGCGAGACAAAGGTTGTTAACAGCCGTTATTCTATCGTTATGGCTACAGCTAAAAGAGCACGCGAGATTATTGATGGTTCTATGCCATTAGTAGATACAAAGCCGGGTGAGAAGCCGCTTTCTATCGCGATCAGCGAGATGAATCAGGGAAAGATCACTATACTTGCTGAAGAAGAGGCTGCAAAACTTGCGGAACTGGAAGCAAAGCAGGCAGAGGAGAATGCAGAGGAAGATTTCTTGAATATTCAGGAAGAGGATTCAGAGAAAGACGCAGAAGCAGTAGAAGAGTCTGAAGATAACGAATAG
- the gmk gene encoding guanylate kinase: protein MNKEGILIVVSGFSGAGKGTIMKALLERYDNYALSISATTRNPRPGEEEGKAYFFKTTEEFEKMIAKDDLIEYAMYVGNYYGTPKAYVEEQLRAGKDVILEIEIQGALKVKEKFPNTLLLFVTPPSAEELRKRLEGRGTETQEVIDGRMKRAIEEAEYMDQYDYLVVNDELDVCVEEMHHLIQGEHERCFRNQTFIEHMKRELKGE, encoded by the coding sequence ATGAATAAAGAGGGAATTCTTATTGTAGTATCCGGGTTTTCCGGTGCCGGCAAAGGTACGATTATGAAAGCACTTCTGGAGAGATATGATAATTATGCATTATCCATCTCTGCAACAACAAGAAACCCAAGACCGGGAGAAGAAGAAGGAAAGGCTTATTTTTTCAAAACAACTGAAGAATTTGAAAAAATGATTGCGAAAGATGATTTGATAGAGTATGCTATGTACGTGGGAAATTATTACGGAACACCGAAAGCATATGTGGAAGAGCAACTTCGTGCAGGGAAAGATGTAATCCTGGAGATTGAAATCCAGGGCGCATTGAAAGTCAAAGAAAAATTTCCGAATACATTATTACTGTTCGTAACACCTCCGAGCGCAGAAGAACTCAGAAAGCGTCTGGAAGGACGGGGGACTGAGACACAGGAAGTCATCGATGGGCGTATGAAGCGCGCTATTGAAGAGGCAGAATATATGGATCAGTATGATTATCTGGTCGTGAATGATGAATTAGATGTGTGCGTGGAAGAGATGCATCATCTGATTCAGGGAGAACATGAGAGATGTTTCCGTAATCAGACATTTATAGAGCATATGAAGAGAGAGTTGAAAGGAGAATAG
- a CDS encoding YicC/YloC family endoribonuclease, which translates to MIKSMTGFGRCEISEGDRKFTVEMKGVNHRYLDMSIRMPKKLNFFETAIRTEIKKRIQRGKVDIFISYEDLSDGQVSLKYNESLAAEYLEYFKQMEEKFGIENDVRVSALSRYPEIFTMEEGSEDTDELWKGLKKALDGAVDGFVTTRTAEGEHLREDILAKLDGILEMVAFIEERSPKIVAEYREKLEAKVKELLEDTQIEENRIAAEVVIYADKICTDEEVVRLKSHVVHMKETLQSDEAGIGRKLDFIAQEMNREANTILSKANDLEVSNTGIGLKTEIEKVREQIQNIE; encoded by the coding sequence ATGATCAAGAGTATGACCGGTTTCGGAAGATGTGAAATATCAGAGGGAGACCGCAAGTTTACCGTAGAGATGAAAGGTGTGAATCACCGTTATCTGGATATGAGTATCCGTATGCCGAAGAAACTGAATTTCTTCGAGACGGCAATCCGGACAGAGATCAAGAAAAGAATCCAGAGAGGAAAAGTAGACATCTTTATCAGCTATGAGGATTTATCTGACGGACAGGTTTCATTAAAGTATAATGAAAGTCTGGCAGCAGAATATCTTGAATATTTCAAGCAGATGGAAGAAAAGTTTGGCATTGAGAATGATGTCCGTGTGTCTGCACTTTCCAGATATCCTGAGATATTTACAATGGAAGAGGGCAGTGAGGATACCGATGAACTTTGGAAAGGACTTAAAAAAGCATTGGATGGAGCCGTTGACGGATTTGTAACTACAAGGACTGCAGAGGGAGAACATCTGAGAGAAGATATTCTTGCAAAGCTCGATGGAATTCTTGAGATGGTAGCATTTATCGAGGAGCGTTCTCCGAAGATCGTTGCCGAGTATAGAGAAAAGCTGGAAGCCAAAGTTAAAGAACTTCTTGAAGATACGCAGATTGAGGAGAATCGTATTGCAGCAGAAGTTGTGATTTATGCAGATAAGATCTGTACAGATGAAGAGGTCGTACGACTGAAGAGTCATGTCGTACATATGAAAGAGACGCTCCAGTCAGATGAGGCAGGAATCGGACGCAAGCTTGATTTTATTGCACAGGAGATGAACCGTGAAGCAAATACAATCTTGTCAAAGGCAAATGACTTGGAAGTTTCCAATACAGGAATTGGGTTAAAGACAGAGATTGAGAAGGTCAGAGAACAGATCCAGAATATTGAATAA
- a CDS encoding Rqc2 family fibronectin-binding protein, with protein sequence MAFDGTTIAAVRKELSDSILGGRIYKIAQPEPDELLITIKTPEGQRKLYISASASLPLIYLTDENKPSPMTAPGFCMLLRKYVGNGRITAISQPGLERILFFDIEHLNELGDLCRKRLIVEIMGKHSNIIFCDDKDKILDSIKHVSAQMSSVREVLPGRTYFIPDTMSKLDPLTVSFKNFVLALREKTAALGKAIYTSFTGISPVVAEHIVSESGLDTDIPASDISEDMLIHLYRQFSYYIEDLKEGNFHPVIYYSNEVPKEFTAIPFSHYGNYRAECFDSISRVLRTYYATRNTVTRIRQKSADLRHVVQTNLERARKKYDLQSKQLQGTEGREKYKVYGELINTYGYNLDPEAKSLTCLNYYTNEDITIPLDPQKTPQENAQKYFAKYNKQKRTFEALSELIQETADEIRYLESVSNSLDIALSEADLGQIKEELTASGYVRRKFTKKKVKLTNKPMHYISSDGYDIYVGKNNIQNDELTFSFANGGDWWFHAKGAPGSHVIVKTNGDELPDRTFEEAGRLAAYYSKNRGSDKVEIDYIEKKHVKKPNGAKPGFVVYYTNYSLVIDSDISNIKVVQD encoded by the coding sequence ATGGCATTTGACGGAACAACAATCGCAGCAGTTCGAAAAGAACTTTCCGATTCTATCCTTGGCGGACGCATCTACAAAATTGCACAGCCGGAACCGGACGAACTGTTGATCACAATAAAAACACCCGAAGGACAACGCAAACTATATATTTCTGCAAGTGCATCTCTTCCACTGATTTATCTCACTGATGAGAATAAACCGAGTCCTATGACTGCACCTGGTTTTTGTATGCTTCTTCGCAAATATGTTGGAAATGGGCGTATCACAGCTATCTCACAGCCTGGTCTGGAACGTATTTTATTCTTTGATATTGAGCATTTAAATGAACTGGGGGACCTTTGCCGTAAGCGTCTGATCGTAGAAATCATGGGCAAGCACAGCAATATCATCTTCTGCGATGATAAAGATAAGATTCTGGACAGCATTAAGCATGTTTCCGCACAAATGAGTTCTGTCCGGGAAGTCCTTCCTGGAAGAACCTATTTCATCCCGGACACGATGTCTAAACTGGACCCGCTCACAGTTTCTTTTAAAAACTTTGTCCTGGCACTGAGAGAAAAAACTGCTGCCCTTGGAAAAGCAATCTACACAAGCTTTACCGGTATCAGTCCTGTAGTAGCGGAACATATCGTCTCGGAGTCTGGACTGGATACGGATATTCCGGCTTCCGACATTTCCGAAGATATGCTCATTCACCTGTACCGCCAGTTTTCCTACTATATCGAAGACCTGAAGGAAGGAAATTTCCACCCAGTGATTTACTATAGCAACGAAGTGCCAAAAGAATTCACCGCCATTCCATTTTCCCACTATGGAAATTACCGGGCAGAATGCTTCGATTCCATCTCACGGGTGCTTCGCACTTATTATGCGACTCGCAACACCGTAACACGGATACGTCAGAAAAGTGCAGACCTGCGCCATGTTGTGCAGACGAATCTGGAACGTGCAAGGAAAAAATATGACTTACAATCCAAACAACTACAAGGAACTGAAGGCCGTGAAAAATACAAAGTTTACGGAGAACTGATCAACACTTATGGTTACAACCTGGATCCGGAAGCAAAGTCATTGACCTGCCTGAATTACTATACGAACGAAGATATTACGATTCCATTGGATCCACAAAAAACTCCTCAGGAAAATGCACAAAAATATTTTGCAAAATACAATAAGCAGAAGCGTACTTTTGAGGCGCTGTCCGAACTGATCCAGGAGACAGCTGATGAAATCCGCTATCTGGAATCCGTCAGCAACTCTCTGGACATTGCGCTAAGCGAAGCGGATCTGGGACAGATTAAAGAAGAATTGACTGCCAGCGGCTATGTGCGCAGAAAATTCACAAAGAAAAAAGTAAAACTGACTAACAAACCAATGCACTACATCTCCAGTGACGGATATGACATTTACGTTGGTAAAAATAATATCCAGAACGATGAACTGACTTTCTCTTTTGCAAATGGCGGTGACTGGTGGTTTCACGCAAAAGGTGCTCCCGGATCCCACGTCATTGTCAAGACAAATGGCGATGAACTTCCGGACCGTACTTTTGAAGAAGCCGGACGGCTGGCTGCTTATTATTCTAAGAACCGCGGCAGTGATAAAGTCGAGATTGACTACATTGAAAAGAAACATGTCAAGAAACCAAACGGAGCAAAACCCGGGTTTGTGGTTTATTATACAAACTACTCTCTCGTTATTGACTCTGACATCAGCAACATAAAAGTCGTGCAGGATTAA
- a CDS encoding nucleotidyltransferase family protein, translated as MKTSLVIMAAGIGSRFGGGIKQLEPVGMHGEIIMDYSIHDAIEAGFNKIIFIIRKDIEEAFREVIGERIEAICKQLNVEIDYAFQAIDDLPKGVKLPKDRTKPWGTGQAVLACKGLIKEPFAVINADDYYGKESFFKLHDFLEEYTPEKPTDFCAAGFILKNTLSENGGVTRGVCQVNENGYLTGIDETKNIVKVGNKAAVQKEDGQEPIDENSHVSMNMWGLTPEFVETLEKGFKEFFEKPDVDVLKGEYLLPIYIDELLQKGEVTVKVLETQDKWFGVTYKEDKDSVVESFKKLIEEGVYKEKLFDDIL; from the coding sequence ATGAAAACATCATTAGTTATTATGGCTGCCGGGATCGGTTCCAGATTTGGTGGAGGAATTAAGCAGTTAGAGCCGGTTGGAATGCATGGAGAGATCATTATGGACTATTCCATTCATGATGCGATCGAAGCTGGATTTAACAAGATTATATTTATTATCCGCAAGGACATAGAGGAAGCTTTCCGGGAGGTTATCGGAGAGAGAATCGAAGCTATCTGTAAACAATTAAACGTAGAGATTGACTATGCATTTCAGGCAATCGACGATCTTCCAAAAGGAGTAAAACTTCCAAAAGACCGTACAAAGCCATGGGGAACAGGCCAGGCAGTTCTGGCATGTAAGGGTCTTATAAAAGAGCCATTTGCGGTAATTAATGCAGATGACTATTATGGAAAAGAATCATTTTTTAAACTGCATGATTTTCTGGAGGAGTACACACCGGAGAAACCGACAGATTTTTGTGCGGCAGGGTTTATTCTGAAGAATACACTCAGTGAAAACGGCGGCGTTACAAGAGGTGTATGCCAGGTCAATGAGAATGGATACCTGACCGGAATTGACGAGACAAAGAACATTGTAAAAGTGGGAAATAAGGCAGCAGTCCAGAAAGAAGACGGACAGGAGCCAATTGATGAGAATTCCCATGTATCGATGAATATGTGGGGACTGACACCGGAGTTCGTAGAGACACTGGAAAAAGGATTCAAGGAATTTTTTGAAAAACCAGATGTGGATGTGCTAAAGGGAGAGTATCTGCTTCCGATTTACATTGATGAGTTACTTCAGAAAGGCGAAGTGACTGTAAAAGTCCTTGAAACACAGGATAAATGGTTCGGAGTTACTTATAAAGAAGATAAGGACTCAGTTGTAGAATCTTTCAAGAAGTTGATTGAAGAGGGCGTTTATAAAGAAAAGCTGTTTGATGATATTCTGTAA
- a CDS encoding DUF1015 domain-containing protein: MNVFLPADILIPDVESMEKWSVIACDQFSSQPEYWKDVKKTVGDAPSSFHLIFPEAELEDVDENEKIKTINWNMQSYLEQGIFQKYEKSYVYVERTLKNGSIRRGLVGMIDLEAYDYSENSSSRIRATEKTVTCRIPPRVRIREDAPVELPHVLLLCDDRSDGLMEWLSGKKEEMRKVYNFNLMKEGGHISGWLVSGKLAKDFEKKITSYENISAEMPYAVGDGNHSLATAKVCYEKYKKTHSDTENANAPARYAMVELENIHDEALKFSPIHRIVTETDEEALLDELQKTCCAPNGYPVQWYTKERQGVLYLNPNKSRLAVAILQNFLDEYLKNHRGQMDYIHGEEALKNLAEKENAVGFLLPAMEKRELFPYVTESGTLPRKTFSMGHATEKRYYLEARQIR; the protein is encoded by the coding sequence ATGAATGTATTTTTGCCGGCAGATATTCTGATTCCGGATGTAGAAAGCATGGAGAAGTGGTCGGTGATTGCATGCGACCAGTTCTCTTCGCAGCCAGAATACTGGAAAGATGTAAAGAAGACGGTAGGGGATGCTCCATCTTCCTTTCATTTGATCTTTCCGGAAGCAGAATTGGAAGATGTGGATGAGAATGAAAAGATAAAGACAATCAATTGGAATATGCAATCATATCTTGAACAGGGAATTTTTCAGAAATATGAAAAATCCTATGTTTATGTAGAGAGGACCCTTAAAAATGGCAGTATTCGAAGAGGGCTGGTCGGGATGATTGATCTGGAAGCATATGATTATTCGGAAAATAGTTCTTCCAGAATCCGTGCGACGGAAAAGACAGTGACCTGTAGAATTCCGCCAAGAGTCAGAATCCGTGAGGATGCGCCTGTCGAATTGCCACATGTATTACTTTTGTGTGATGACAGAAGTGATGGGTTGATGGAATGGCTGAGCGGGAAAAAGGAAGAAATGCGTAAGGTTTATAATTTTAATCTTATGAAAGAAGGCGGACATATCAGTGGCTGGCTGGTGTCTGGAAAACTCGCAAAAGATTTTGAAAAGAAGATTACATCTTATGAGAATATAAGTGCAGAGATGCCTTATGCGGTTGGCGACGGGAATCATTCACTGGCTACAGCAAAAGTATGTTATGAAAAATATAAAAAAACACATTCCGATACAGAAAATGCAAATGCTCCGGCAAGATATGCGATGGTGGAGCTGGAAAATATTCACGATGAAGCGTTGAAATTTTCTCCGATTCATCGAATTGTTACAGAGACAGATGAAGAAGCATTATTGGATGAGCTTCAAAAAACATGTTGCGCCCCGAATGGATATCCAGTACAATGGTATACGAAAGAGCGCCAAGGTGTTCTTTATTTAAATCCGAATAAGAGTAGGCTTGCAGTCGCAATTTTACAGAATTTTTTAGACGAATATCTGAAAAACCATAGAGGACAGATGGATTATATACATGGAGAAGAGGCATTAAAGAACCTGGCAGAGAAGGAAAATGCGGTTGGCTTTTTATTGCCTGCAATGGAGAAAAGAGAGTTGTTTCCTTACGTGACTGAAAGTGGAACACTTCCAAGAAAGACATTTTCCATGGGACATGCGACGGAGAAAAGATATTATTTGGAAGCAAGACAGATTCGCTGA
- a CDS encoding ATP-binding protein has translation MRTNELILYKDMEDGELLQDMTFLMENYNNEYYNEDDMKSLLYSTIGDLTELSVSHGFEGNLWHTYLTYLMVSHENAYSTSCEIVGPVEGSINIAALHDFKIFKELFDYDFQNLGEVLGEDGLAMIRDYKGVNGHGQVFNERIRDRICDLAKVLDGTKCAEEFKEKVTQFYKEFGVGKLGLHKAFRIEHTEEGARIVPITKIAHVHLDDLVGYEMAKKKLIDNTEAFVMGRKSNNCLLFGDAGTGKSSSIKAILNQYYDQGLRMIEVYKHQFQDLNDVIAQIKNRNYKFIIYMDDLSFEEFEIEYKYLKAVIEGGLEKKPDNVLIYATSNRRHLIRETFKDKEDRDEELHTNDTVQEKLSLVARFGVTIYFGRPQKREFQEIVCQLAKRNNLNLTEEELLAEANKWELSHGGMSGRTAQQFIDYLAGKEA, from the coding sequence ATGAGAACGAATGAATTGATTTTATATAAAGATATGGAAGACGGGGAACTTCTCCAGGACATGACATTTCTTATGGAGAACTATAATAATGAATATTACAATGAGGACGATATGAAGAGCCTTCTGTATTCTACTATTGGTGATCTGACAGAGTTATCAGTCAGTCACGGATTTGAAGGAAATCTGTGGCATACTTATCTGACTTACCTTATGGTCAGTCATGAGAATGCATACAGCACTTCCTGTGAGATTGTCGGACCGGTCGAAGGAAGCATTAATATTGCAGCACTGCATGATTTTAAGATTTTTAAAGAACTGTTTGACTATGATTTCCAGAATCTTGGAGAGGTACTTGGAGAAGACGGACTTGCCATGATCCGGGATTACAAGGGGGTCAATGGACATGGACAGGTCTTCAATGAGAGAATCCGTGACCGTATCTGTGACCTTGCAAAGGTACTTGATGGAACGAAATGTGCAGAAGAATTTAAAGAGAAAGTAACACAGTTCTATAAGGAATTTGGCGTTGGCAAACTGGGGCTTCACAAAGCATTTCGTATTGAGCATACCGAAGAAGGGGCAAGAATCGTGCCGATCACAAAGATTGCTCATGTGCACCTGGATGATCTGGTGGGATACGAGATGGCAAAGAAAAAACTGATCGACAATACAGAAGCATTTGTTATGGGAAGAAAATCCAATAACTGTCTGTTATTTGGAGATGCCGGAACCGGAAAATCTTCTTCTATCAAGGCAATCCTGAATCAGTATTATGATCAGGGCCTTCGTATGATCGAAGTCTATAAGCATCAATTCCAGGATCTCAATGATGTAATTGCGCAGATCAAGAACCGTAATTACAAGTTCATCATATACATGGATGATCTGTCATTCGAGGAATTTGAGATTGAATATAAATATCTGAAAGCGGTCATTGAGGGAGGACTTGAGAAAAAACCAGATAATGTGCTTATTTATGCAACATCTAACCGAAGACATCTGATCCGTGAGACGTTTAAGGATAAAGAAGATAGAGATGAGGAATTACATACAAATGATACCGTACAGGAAAAGCTGTCACTGGTAGCAAGATTTGGTGTGACGATCTACTTTGGAAGACCACAGAAACGAGAGTTTCAGGAAATCGTGTGCCAGCTTGCTAAGAGAAATAATCTTAATCTAACGGAGGAGGAACTCCTGGCAGAGGCAAATAAATGGGAGTTAAGTCACGGAGGAATGTCAGGAAGAACTGCACAGCAGTTTATTGATTATCTGGCAGGAAAAGAGGCGTAA
- the pheA gene encoding prephenate dehydratase, which produces MATLEELRGQLDVVDDQIVKLYEERMKICEQVGEYKVEAGRKVFDRVREKEKLQNVASKVSSDFDKKGIQELYQQLMSMSRKLQYQQLVKAGALGRLPFIEIDSLDVEKARVVFQGMEGAYGQAAMKTYFGEDCNSYSVRTFRDAMEAIEEGAADYAVLPIENSTAGAVNEVYDLLVEFENYIVGEVIIPITHTLAGLPGTQLSELKRVYSKAEALMQTTRFLEEHSDWQQISVANTAIAAKKILDDQDRTQAAVCSAYAAKVYGLEVLDDNINDESGNCTRFIIVTNQKVFLKGAKKISICFEVPHESGSLYHLLSHFIYNDLNMSKIESRPIEGRSWEYRFFVDFEGNLEEPGVKNALRGLREESRSLKILGNY; this is translated from the coding sequence ATGGCTACATTAGAAGAATTAAGAGGACAGTTAGATGTCGTAGATGATCAGATCGTGAAGTTATATGAAGAGCGAATGAAAATATGTGAACAGGTTGGAGAATATAAGGTCGAAGCAGGAAGAAAAGTATTTGACCGTGTAAGGGAGAAAGAAAAGCTTCAGAATGTGGCATCAAAAGTTTCTTCTGATTTTGATAAAAAAGGAATTCAGGAACTGTATCAGCAGCTTATGTCCATGAGCCGCAAGTTACAGTATCAGCAGCTTGTGAAGGCAGGAGCTCTTGGAAGACTTCCTTTTATAGAGATTGATTCACTTGACGTGGAGAAAGCGAGAGTCGTATTTCAGGGCATGGAAGGTGCTTATGGACAGGCAGCTATGAAGACCTATTTCGGAGAGGACTGCAACAGTTATTCCGTCCGTACATTCCGGGATGCAATGGAAGCAATCGAGGAGGGCGCCGCAGATTATGCAGTGCTTCCAATCGAAAATTCTACAGCAGGTGCGGTAAACGAAGTCTATGACCTTCTGGTAGAATTTGAAAATTATATTGTAGGAGAAGTCATAATTCCAATCACGCATACACTGGCAGGACTTCCAGGGACACAGCTTTCTGAACTGAAGCGAGTGTATTCTAAAGCGGAAGCGCTGATGCAGACGACCAGGTTTTTGGAAGAACACAGTGACTGGCAGCAGATCAGCGTGGCAAATACAGCTATTGCAGCAAAGAAAATCCTGGATGACCAGGACCGGACTCAGGCGGCAGTCTGCAGTGCCTATGCGGCAAAAGTCTACGGACTGGAAGTGTTAGACGACAACATTAATGATGAATCCGGAAACTGTACAAGATTTATTATTGTGACGAACCAGAAGGTGTTCTTGAAAGGGGCAAAGAAGATCAGTATTTGTTTTGAGGTTCCACATGAGAGTGGATCGCTGTATCATCTACTGTCACATTTTATTTATAATGATCTGAATATGTCAAAAATCGAGTCCAGACCAATTGAGGGAAGAAGCTGGGAGTACCGTTTCTTTGTAGATTTTGAAGGCAATCTGGAAGAACCAGGTGTGAAGAATGCACTTAGGGGCTTGCGAGAAGAGAGCAGAAGCCTGAAGATACTTGGAAATTACTAA
- the pyrB gene encoding aspartate carbamoyltransferase, which yields MRHLMSPLDFTVEELDNLMDLAQDIEKNPKKYAHACDGKKLATLFFEPSTRTRLSHEAAMLNLGGSVLGFSSADSSSATKGETVADTIRMISCYADICAMRHPKEGAALVASEHSRIPVINAGDGGHQHPTQTLTDLLTIRSLKGHLDNITIGLCGDLKFGRTVHSLIHALVRYKNVKFILISPEELRVPSYIRNDVLDKEHAQYEEVVRLEDALPKLDILYMTRVQKERFFNEEDYIRMKDFYVLDAQKMELAPKDMYVLHPLPRVNEIAVEVDDDPRAAYFAQAQYGVYIRMALILTLLEIEV from the coding sequence ATGAGACACTTGATGAGTCCACTTGATTTCACAGTGGAAGAATTAGACAATCTTATGGATTTAGCCCAGGACATCGAAAAGAACCCTAAGAAATATGCTCATGCATGTGATGGAAAGAAATTAGCAACTTTATTTTTTGAACCAAGTACACGTACTAGACTCAGTCATGAAGCAGCAATGCTTAATCTCGGAGGTAGTGTTCTTGGTTTTTCTTCTGCCGATTCCAGTTCTGCAACAAAAGGGGAAACTGTTGCAGATACGATTCGTATGATTTCCTGTTATGCGGATATCTGTGCAATGAGACATCCGAAAGAAGGAGCTGCGCTGGTAGCCAGCGAGCATTCCAGAATCCCTGTCATCAATGCAGGAGACGGCGGACATCAGCATCCGACACAGACCCTGACTGATCTGCTTACGATCCGTTCTTTAAAAGGTCATCTTGATAATATCACGATCGGTCTTTGCGGAGATTTAAAATTTGGCCGTACCGTTCACTCTCTGATTCACGCTCTGGTGCGTTACAAAAATGTAAAATTCATTCTGATCTCACCAGAAGAACTTCGTGTTCCAAGTTATATCCGCAATGATGTTCTCGACAAAGAACATGCACAGTACGAAGAGGTCGTTCGTCTGGAAGATGCTCTTCCAAAGCTCGATATTCTCTACATGACCCGTGTACAGAAAGAACGTTTCTTCAATGAAGAAGACTATATCCGTATGAAAGATTTTTATGTACTGGATGCTCAGAAGATGGAGCTTGCGCCAAAGGATATGTATGTACTTCACCCACTTCCTAGAGTAAATGAAATTGCTGTTGAAGTTGATGATGACCCAAGAGCTGCTTATTTCGCTCAGGCTCAGTACGGAGTATACATTCGAATGGCTCTGATTCTGACATTACTGGAAATCGAAGTCTAA
- a CDS encoding aspartate carbamoyltransferase regulatory subunit translates to MVKNTLNVGQISEGFVLDHIQAGRSMDIYKYLHLDQLDCCVAIIKNAKSNCMGKKDIMKIECPIDFMDLDILGFIDHNITVNIIQNEKVVAKKCLHLPHEIRNVIRCKNPRCITSIEQGLDHVFVLTDPDEEVYRCKYCEEKYQGRLGKRK, encoded by the coding sequence ATGGTTAAGAATACACTGAATGTAGGTCAGATCTCAGAAGGATTTGTACTGGATCACATCCAGGCAGGAAGAAGTATGGATATTTACAAATATCTTCACTTAGATCAACTGGACTGCTGTGTTGCAATTATCAAAAATGCAAAAAGTAACTGTATGGGCAAAAAGGATATCATGAAAATCGAATGTCCGATCGATTTTATGGATCTTGACATCCTTGGTTTCATTGATCACAACATTACTGTCAACATTATCCAGAATGAGAAGGTTGTTGCGAAAAAATGTCTTCACCTTCCTCACGAAATCCGCAATGTGATCCGCTGTAAAAATCCTCGTTGTATCACTTCTATTGAGCAGGGACTGGATCATGTCTTCGTACTGACCGATCCGGACGAAGAAGTATACCGCTGCAAATACTGCGAAGAAAAGTATCAGGGAAGACTTGGTAAACGCAAATAA
- the rnhA gene encoding ribonuclease HI encodes MLVSIYTDGAARGNPDGPGGYGTILEYVDSKGELHIKELSKGYEKTTNNRMELMAVIAGLEALNRPCDVKLYSDSKYVVDAFNQNWIGGWLKKGWKRGKNEPVKNVDLWKRLLEAKEPHNVTFIWVKGHDGHPQNERCDELATSAADAMR; translated from the coding sequence ATGCTGGTCAGTATATACACCGATGGAGCAGCCAGAGGAAACCCGGATGGACCGGGAGGATACGGAACCATTTTAGAGTACGTAGATTCAAAAGGCGAACTTCATATAAAGGAATTGTCAAAGGGATATGAGAAGACAACGAATAACCGCATGGAGTTGATGGCAGTCATAGCTGGACTGGAAGCATTGAACCGTCCGTGTGATGTGAAGTTGTATTCTGATTCAAAGTATGTGGTAGATGCATTCAATCAGAACTGGATCGGCGGGTGGCTGAAGAAAGGCTGGAAACGTGGAAAGAATGAGCCTGTAAAAAATGTGGATCTCTGGAAACGGCTTTTGGAAGCGAAAGAGCCACACAATGTGACATTTATCTGGGTGAAAGGACATGATGGACATCCTCAGAATGAGCGATGCGATGAACTCGCAACTTCTGCGGCAGATGCAATGAGGTAA